A single Amphiura filiformis chromosome 19, Afil_fr2py, whole genome shotgun sequence DNA region contains:
- the LOC140141435 gene encoding uncharacterized protein, translating into MHERIHAKEKSFICLFCSKGFTRSADLKAHERIHTGEKPFICKVCSKGFTWSGDLKSHERIHTGEKPFICKVCSKCFTQSAGLKGHERIHTGEKPFICKVCSKGFTRSRDLKVHELIHTGEKPFICRVCSKGFTRPGDLKLHERIHTGEKPFKCKFCSKCFRGSGHLKVHELIHTGEKPFACKVCSKGFTRSCDLKAHEFIHTKEKSFICSFCSQCFTQLGNLKQHEHIHTGEKPFICKVCSKGFTRSGHLKVHELIHTGEKPFICRGCSKGFTRPGDLKLHERIHTGEKPFKCKFCSKCFRGSGHLKVHELIHTGEKPFVCKVCSKCFTQSAHLKTHERIHTGEKPFICKVCNKGFTRSGGLKAHEHVHTGEKPFIC; encoded by the coding sequence ATGCATGAACGTATTCACGCTAAAGAGAAATCTTTCATATGTTTATTTTGTAGCAAAGGTTTTACACGGTCGGCTGacttgaaagcacatgaacgtattcatactggagagaaacctttcatatgcaaagtttgtagcaAAGGATTTACATGGTCAGGTGACTTGAAatcacatgaacgtattcatactggagagaaacctttcatatgcaaagtGTGTAGCAAATGCTTTACACAGTCGGCTGGCTTGAAAGgtcatgaacgtattcatactggagagaaacctttcatatgcaaagtttgtagTAAAGGTTTTACACGGTCGCGTGACTTGAAAGTACATGAGcttattcatactggagagaaacctttcatatgcagAGTTTGTAGTAAAGGATTTACACGGCCGGGTGACTTGAAactacatgaacgtattcatactggagagaaacctttcaaatgtaaattttgtagcaAATGCTTTAGAGGGTCAGGTCACTTGAAAGTACATGAActtattcatactggagagaaacctttcgCATGCAAAGTTTGTAGTAAAGGTTTTACACGGTCGTGTGACTTGAAAGCACATGAATttattcacactaaagagaagtcTTTCATATGCTCGTTTTGTAGCCAATGCTTTACACAGTTAGGTAACTTGAAGCAACATGAAcatattcatactggagagaaacctttcatatgcaaagtttgtagcaAAGGCTTTACACGGTCGGGTCACTTGAAAGTACATGAActtattcatactggagagaaacctttcatatgcagAGGTTGTAGTAAAGGATTTACACGGCCGGGTGACTTGAAactacatgaacgtattcatactggagagaaacctttcaaatgtaaattttgtagcaAATGCTTTAGAGGGTCAGGTCACTTGAAAGTACATGAActtattcatactggagagaaacctttcgTATGCAAAGTTTGTAGCAAATGCTTCACACAGTCGGCTCACTTGAagacacatgaacgtattcatactggagagaaacctttcatatgcaaagtttgtaacaaaggctttacaCGGTCGGGTGGCTTGAAAGCACATGAACATGTTCATACTGGCGAGAAACCTTTCATATGTTAA